A genomic segment from Aegilops tauschii subsp. strangulata cultivar AL8/78 chromosome 1, Aet v6.0, whole genome shotgun sequence encodes:
- the LOC109748622 gene encoding transcription factor-like protein DPB, producing MVSSARSSGGMAHSASNSAGSAGSPSGGIGPGNGVAAAAATTSASASTPASGSTVARRLNDLEIQGDDAPSSQPAASKKKKKGTRVVGPDKGNRGLRQFSMKVCEKVEGKGRTTYNEVADELVAEFADPNSNIGSPDPDNPNTQQYDEKNIRRRVYDALNVLMAMDIISKDKKEIQWKGLPRTSLSDIDKLKTEVIGLKGRIDKKSAYLQELQDQYVGLQNLVERNEQLYGSGDAPSGGVALPFILVQTRPHATVEVEISEDMQLVHFDFNSTPFELHDDSFVLKAMGFSGKEETDGTVALVANAVECSSASNVYGHRSPQPARPNGIRPRTSPPIPGILKGRVKHEH from the exons ATGGTCTCCAGCGCCCGTAGTTCCGGCGGCATGGCTCACTCGGCTTCCAACAGCGCCGGAAGCGCAGGTTCCCCCTCCGGCGGCATCGGGCCCGGCAATGGGGTTGCGGCGGCGGCCGCCACGACCTCGGCGTCAGCGTCCACGCCGGCCAGCGGGAGCACCGTTGCCCGCCGCCTCAATGATCTCGAAATTCAGGGAGATGACGCGCCATCGTCGCAGCCCGCCGCTAG caagaagaaaaagaaaggaacACGCGTAGTAGGTCCCGACAAAGGTAACCGTGGATTGCGCCAATTCAGTATGAAAG TCTGTGAGAAAGTTGAAGGCAAAGGGAGAACAACCTACAATGAG GTGGCAGACGAACTTGTAGCTGAGTTTGCAGATCCAAATAGTAATATTGGGTCACCAGATCCTGATAATCCCAACACA CAACAATATGATGAGAAAAATATACGAAGAAGGGTTTACGATGCACTAAACGTCCTGATGGCTATGGATATTATATCTAAAGATAAAAAGGAAATTCAGTGGAAGGGCTTACCCCGAACAAGTTTGAGTGATATTGATAAATTGAAG ACTGAGGTCATTGGGCTGAAAGGTAGAATTGACAAGAAAAGTGCATATCTGCAGGAATTACAAGACCAA TATGTGGGCCTCCAAAATTTGGTAGAGCGAAATGAGCAGCTATATGGTTCGGGAGATGCTCCATCTGGCGGAGTGGCCCTGCCATTCATATTGGTTCAG ACACGTCCTCATGCAACTGTCGAAGTGGAGATATCAGAAGATATGCAGTTGGTGCATTTTGATTTCAATAG CACTCCGTTTGAGTTGCACGATGATTCCTTTGTATTGAAAGCAATGGGGTTCTCTGGTAAAGAAGAAACTGATGGTACAGTGGCTCTGGTTGCAAATGCGGTTGAATGCTCAAGTGCATCAAATGTTTACGGGCATCGATCACCACAACCTGCAAGGCCAAATGGAATTAGGCCACGAACCTCACCTCCTATTCCAGGGATACTGAAAGGGCGTGTCAAGCATGAACACTAG